In Pseudoxanthomonas sp. SE1, the genomic stretch CGGTCGGCGATGGCGTTCTGGGCCTCGCGGGCGTCACCGGCATGGATGGGTTCGTATTCGCCCTTGCGCAGGGCGAACGCCACCATGTCGCGGATGGCGGGCTCGTCGTCGACGATCAGGATGTGCTTCTGCACGCAGGATCCGGTGGGCGAGGGGGACCGTGCCAGTAGACGACAATTTTATGACGTTTACATGACATGCCGTCGGAGTGTCACAAGGCGCGCCGGCGCGGGCTCAGCGGCGTTCGACGTCGGGGTCGCGGATGCCCTGGCGACGCAGTTCCAGCACTTCCGGGGTGATGGTGGCGATGCGGGCGTCGATCCTGGCGCGGGCGTAGAAGTCCAGGTCGCCCTGGTTCTTGAGATTCTGCAGCTGGATCAAGGCCTGTTCCGGCCGGCCATTCAGATAGGCGGCCTCGGCGTAGGCTTCACCGGCGCGGGCGGTGTCGCCCGCCAGTTCGTTGGCCCTGGCGAAGTGCTGCTGGAACACCGGATCGTCGCCCGCGCGCGCCATCAGCGGGCGCAGGATGGCTTGCGAGCGCTGCCCGGCCTCGCGCCCGCCCTGTTCGTTCAGCACCTTCGCGTAGGTCAGGACTGCCGGACGGTTCTGCGGCAATCGCTGCAACAAGGCGTCGAAGCGGCGATTGGCCGCCGCCGGGTCGCCGGTGCGCGATTCCGCCTCGCCCAACGCCAGCGTTATCCAGAGATTGTCGGGATGCTCGTCGTCCAGGCGGCGCAACTCCGTCAACGCGGTCCTGCTGTCGCCGCCCTGCAGATGGGCGATGGCCAGTCCGTAGCGCTGGGGTGCCGTCAACGGCTTGCCGGCCTGCCGGCGCAGCGTTTCGTACTCCCGTACGGCGGCTGAGGGCGTGCTGGCGCTGAGTGCCCGCAGGCGCTCGCGCGCCCAGTCGAACTGGCCGGTGTCGCCGCGCTGGAAGACCTGGGTGGGCAGGGTGACCGGGATGGGCAGCAACGGGTTGTCGCTGCGGGACTCCGGCAGTGTTATGCCGCGCCGGTCGAAGCGTTCGACGTGTTCGCCGCCGGGAACGCGGGTGGTCGCGGTGATCTGGTCTCCGCGCAACTGGTCGGCGCGCTGGCGGGCCTCGCTGATGCGGGTGGTGGTGACCGGATGGGTCTGCAGATAGTCCGGCACCTGTTCCCTTCCGCTGCCGCGGCTGGCGCGGGTGGCCTGCTGGAGCTTGGCGAAGAAGCCGGCCATGGCATCGATGTCGTAACCGGCGCGGGACAGGGTGCGGATGCCGACGCGGTCGGCCTCGGATTCGTTGGAACGGGTGTAGTCGATCTGGCGCTGCTGCATCAGGCCCATGGCCGAGGCGATGGCGGCTTGGGACGCATCGCCGCTGGAACTTCCGCCCGCCGCCTGGGCCAGCACGATGGCTCCCAGCATGCCCAGCAGGATCGGAACCTGATCGCGTTGCGCCCGTTCCACGCCCCGCAGCACATGTTGCTGGGTCACATGGGCGATTTCGTGGGAGAGCACGGCCGCCATCTCGTCCTCGCGGTCCGCCGTCAGCACCAGGCCGGCGTTCATGCCGATGTAGCCACCCAGCGTGGCGAAGGCATTGATCTGCCGGTCGCGCATCATGAAGAACGTGTACGCCTGCTGCGGGTTGTCGCTGTCGGCGCCCAGCCGGCTGCCCACGGTCTGCAGCCAGTCCGTGATCAGCGGGTCTTCCAGCAGATAGCCATAGTTGCGCAGTTCGCGCAGCATCATGCCGCCGTACTCGGCCTGGCGTGCCGGCGTGAGCAGTTCGCCGGCGGACGAGCCGATGTCCGGCAGGCGGCTGTCCTGGGAGGCTGCCAGCGGCGCCGCGAGGGCCAGGGTCAGGGCGGTGGCAAGCAGGATGGGGCGCAAACGATGGCTCCGTGGCGGATAATGGGCAGCCAGGTCAGGATGACGGGTCGCTGATCCGGGCGAGTGAATACGTGGTTAACCGGGCCAGTACCGGCCCGCACTGTTCCATGGTCCCGACTGGAAGTCGGTCCGATGCGCCCGATATCGGTCAGGACCACAGCATGCCCCTTTCGTTCCGGAGAACTCCCTTGAGCGACACCCCGCAGGGCGCCACCGCGCCCGAGATCACCCTCTACAGCACCGCCATCTGCCCATACTGCGTGGCGGCCAAGAACTTCCTCAAGAGCAAGGGCCAGACCTGGACGGAAGTGCGCATCGACCTGGACGCGGATGCGCGCGAGAAGATGATCGCCAAGGCCAGGCGCACCAGCGTGCCGCAGATCTTCATCGGCGAAACCCATGTGGGTGGCTACGACGACATGATCGCGATGCACCGTGCGGGCAAGCTGGAAGCCCTGCTCGCAGGGGAATCGGCATGAGCGCAGACGACGACAGCCAGGACCGCGTGAAGGCATTCACGGAGTTCCGGCAGCGGATGAACAAGCGCATCCTGGACGAACCCAACCAGGTCGTCCGCCGCTTCTTCGCGCTGGACACGCAGACCTACCAGGCAGGCGCGCTGGATGTGAAGACGAAGGAACTGCTGGGCCTGGTGGCCTCGATGGTCCTGCGTTGCGACGATTGCATCAGCTACCACGTCGCCCAGTGCAAGGAGGCCGGGGTGACGCGCGAGGAGTTCTTCGAGACGTTCTCGGTAGGCCTGGTGGTGGGGGGCTCCATCGTCATCCCGCACCTGCGCCGGGCGGTGGATTTCCTCGACCAGTTGGAAGGCGGGCAGGCTGACGCGCCGTCGGCGCACGACCACTGAAGCCGGCGAAAGCGGCGCAGATCCATCCGCGACCACCTCGCCTGCCTGCCTGTGTCCTCCACCGTCGTCCCAGCGAAGGCTGGGACCCATCTTGATCTTTGCCTTCCGCTTTGCCGCGTGAAAGACGAGCAGCAGCAAGCTGGATCCCAGCCTTCGCTGGGAAGACGCTCGGTGGCGGTCCGTTCCGCCCATGCTCGGCAGACCCGGGCCTCCGACCGGTGTCGATGGCGAGGCAGACAGGTTCACCTCGAGCACCGAGCATCTCGCCTGCCTGCCTGCCTGCGTCCGTCCGTCCGTCCGTCCGTCCTTCACCGTCGCTCCGGCGCAGGCTGGGACCCATCTTGATCTTCGCCTTCCGCATTGCCGCGTGAAGGACGAGCAGAAGCACGCAGGATCCCGGCTTTCGCTTGGAAGACAGTCGGTGGCGATCCGTGGCAGCCATACCCCGGCAGGCCGGCCTCCGACCATCGTCGATTAGGGGACTTGCCGGCCGTTCGGGCATAATTGGCGGACAAATCTTCCTTTTCGCGCCCGTCGCGGCCCCGCCCGACGCGTGCCCCTGTTCGGAAACCCCACTCAATGACCCAGACGATTACGGTCATCCGCGGCGACGGTATTGGCCCGGAGATCATGGACGCCACCCTGCACGTGCTCGACGTGATGAAGGTCGGCCTGACCTACGAAGAAGCCGATGCCGGCCTGGTCGCGCTGGAAAAGCACGGCGACCTGCTGCCGCAGGCGACGCTGGATTCGATCCGCAAGAACGGCGTGGCGCTGAAAAGCCCGCTGACCACGCCGGTGGGCGAGGGCTTCAGTTCGATCAACGTGGCGCTGCGACGCCACTTCGACCTGTATGCCAACGTGCGTCCGGCCAAGTCGTTCCCCAACACCAAGTCGCGCTTCCCGACCGGCGTCGACCTGATCACTGTGCGCGAGAACACCGAAGGCGCGTACATCGGTGAAGGGCAGTCGATCTCGGAAGACGGCGAGACCGCGCTGCTGACGCAGAAGATCACCCGCAAGGGCTCCGAGCGCATCGTGCGCTACGCCTTCGACCTGGCCCGCAAGACCGGCCGCAAGAAGGTCACCGTGGTGCACAAGGCCAACATCCTGAAGAGCACCTCGGGCCTGTTCCTGAAGGTGGCCCGCGAAGTGGCCGCGCAGTACCCCGACATCCAGTGCAACGAGATGATCGTGGACAACACCTGCATGCAGCTGGTGATGCGTCCGGAGCAGTTCGACATCATCGTCACCACCAACCTGTTCGGCGACATCATTTCCGACCTGTGCGCCGGCCTCGTGGGCGGCCTGGGCCTGGCACCGGGCGCCAACATCGGTGTCGATGCGGCGATCTTCGAAGCCGTGCATGGCTCCGCGCCGGACATCGCCGGCAAGGGCGTGGCCAATCCCTGCGCGCTGCTGCTGGGTGCCGCGCAGATGCTGGATCACCTGGGCCAGCCGGAGAAAGCCGAGCGCCTGCGTGCGGCCATCATCGCCACGCTAGAGGCCAAGGATTCGCTGACCCCGGACCTGGGCGGCGAGGGCAACACGATGTCGTTCGCCAAGGCGATCGCCAGCCGCGTCTGATCGCTTACGACGCCTTGCCGCGCGGTTGCGTGCGGCAAGGCGGGTTGGGTGATCGTCCCCCCTGGGGTATCCTCGACCCCATGTTCCTCATGACGCTTGCCGTCGCGCCCGATGGGATCGCTGGCGGTCATTGACTGGACCATCGTCGCCGCCTATCTGGTGGCGACCCTGCTGGTGGGAGCGTGGGTGTCCCGGTCCGCGGGGCGTTCGCTCGAGTCCTACTTCCTGGCCGACCGTGCATTGCCGTGGTGGTGGCTGGGCACCTCGATGGCCGCGACCACCTTCGCCGCCGATACGCCGCTGGTGGTTTCAGGCCTGGTTGCCAAGCATGGCGTGGCAGGCAACTGGTTGTGGTGGTCGTGGGCCATTTCGCACGTGTCGGTCGCGGTGGTGTTCGCCGCGCTGTGGCGGCGCTCGCGGGTCCTCACCGACGCCGAACTGCTGGAGCTGCGCTACTGCGGCCGCTCGGGCGCATGGTTGCGCGGATTCAAGGCGGCGTTCTTCGCGATCCTCATCAACGCCATCATCCTGGGCTGGGTGGTGCGCGCGATGGTGAAGATCGCGGCGCCGTTCGTGGACTGGACAGCGTGGTTGGGTGCGGATGCAGTGGCGTCGTTCGCCGCGATCTGGCCGGATGCGCTGCTGATCGGCACGCCGGGCGACACGCTCACGGTGCTGGTGCTGTTCTGCCTGATCGGTGCCTATTCAAGCCTGGGCGGCATCCGTGGCGTGATCCTGACGGATCTGCTGCAGTTCGGCATGGCGCTGGCCGGTGGCGTGCTGTTCGCATGGCTGGCCGTGGACCATGTGGGTGGACTCGCAGGTCTGCGCGAAGGGCTTGCCCGGCACTACGACGTGCCGCAGTTGCTTGCGTTCGTGCCTGCAGCGGATGCCGCGTGGCTGCCGGTGCAGGTGTTCCTGGTCTATGTGGCGGTGCAATGGTGGGCGCAGTACTATAGCGACGGCAGTGGCTACCTGGCGCAGCGGATATTCACCGCGCGCGATGAGCGGCATGCCGTGGGCGGCGCGCTGTGGTTCGCCGTGCTGAACTACGCGGTTCGCAGTTGGCCTTGGGTACTGGTGGCGCTGGTGGCGCTGGTGGTATTCCCGCTGGGCATGGAAGGCGAGGGCGCGGCGGCGATCGTTGCCGGGGATCGCGAGATGGCGTACCCGGTGCTGATGGCACAGCTGTTGCCGGCGGGCGCGCTGGGCCTGCTGTTCGCCTCGCTGCTGGCGGCCTTCATGAGCACGGTGGATACGCACCTCAACTGGGGCGCCAGTTACCTCACCCATGATCTCTATCGGCGCTTCCTGCGTCCGGACGCCAGCCAGGCACGCCTGGTGTGGGTCAGTCGCGTGTCCGTCGCGCTGCTGACGGCCATGGGCGTGCTGGTGGCCTCCCAGATCGACAGCATCGAACAGGCATGGCGCTTCTTCATCGCACTGGGCGCAGGCCTTGGGTTGCCCTCGATGTTGCGCTGGTTCTGGTGGCGGGCCAACGCATGGACCGAGATCGCGGGGATCGTGTCGGCCGTGGTGTCTTCCGTGGTGCTGTACCGTGGTTTCCCGCAGGTGCGGGCGGAATATCTGCTGCTGGCCATCGTAGGCATCTCCACCTCCAGCGCGCTGCTGGCGACGTTCCTCACCCCGCCCGTGCCCAGGGAACACCTCGCCGCTTTCACGCGACGCGTGCGTCCGCCAGGCTGGTGGCGCGATCTTCCGGATGCGGCGCCCAGGCGCTCGCTCGCGTGGTTGGGACTGGCGTGGCTGGCCGGCAATACCGGCGTGTTCGCGCTGATGTTCGGCATCGGCTCCCTGCTGCTGGGAACCCCCACGGTCGGCGCAATCCTGATCATCGTGGGCGGCGCATCGCTTGTGGCCACGTTGTGGAGCAGCGGGCGCTACCGGAAAGCCTCGGGCCTGGACTAGCCACGGAGAGGCGCGCGGGCACAGCGTTCCCTTTTTGTCGGCCGGTGTCCCATCCATGAGGTTGGCCGGTACGATGCGGGCACGCACAATCCGCGGCCCCTCGCAGAAGACCCCGCCATGTCCGTCCGTCCCAGCGCCCTGGCGCTGACCCCGTTGCTGCTGTTCCTCGCATTGTTCTTCGGTGCGGGCCTGTACTTCACCGCGCAGGGCGAGGCGATGGGGTTCTATCAGCTGCGCGCGCCCGTCGCGATCCTGCCGGCGCTGGCGCTCGGCGTATGGCTGGCGCGTCGTCGTGGCCTGCCTGCGCAGCAGACGCTGCTGGCCGGCATGGGCGACAGCAACGTCATGCTGATGTGCCTGATCTTCCTGCTGGCGGGCGCGTTCGCCACGGTGTCCAAGGCGATCGGCGCGGTCGATGCAGTGGTGGCGCTGGGCCTGGGCGCCTTGCCGGCGAGCCTGATCCTGCCGGGGTTGTTCCTCGCGGCCGCGTTCGTCTCGCTGTCGATCGGTACCTCGATGGGCACGGTGGCGGCCGTGGTGCCCATCGCACTGGGCGTCGCCGATGCCGCAGGGCTGGACCGGGTGCTGGTGGTCGGCGCGGTGCTGGGTGGCGCCATGTTCGGCGACAACCTGTCGATCATCTCGGACACCACCATCGCCGCCACGCGCAGCCAAGGCGCGGAGATGCGCGACAAGTTCCGCGAAAACTTCAAGATCGCATTGCCGGCCGCCATCGCAACGCTCGTGGTTCTGGCAACGCTGGGCGACGTGGCGCCGGTGGCTGCGCCCGATGCGGCGTCACCCTGGCTGGTGTTGCCCTACGTGCTGGTCCTCGGGTTGGCGCTGGCAGGACTGGATGTGGTGCTGGTGCTGGCCATCGGGCTGGTCGCAGCGGGCGTCTTCGGTTTCGTGCTGGCGGACGATTACGACGCGGTTTCCTACGTGGGCGACATTTACATGGGCTTCGAGGGCATGGTCGAGATCACGCTGCTGTCCATCCTCATCGGTGGCCTGGCCGCCCTGATCAAGGCCGCGGGAGGCCTGGACTGGCTGGCGCAGGTTATCGCGAAGTTCGCGCGGGGGCATACGGGGCGCCGGTCCGGCGAAATCAGCATCGCGGCGCTCGCAGCGGGCACCGACGCGCTGACGGCGAACAACACCGTCGCGATCCTGGTCACCGGGAGCCTGGCCAGGGACATCGCCCAGCGCCACGGCATCAGTCCCCGGCGGGCGGCGAGCATGCTCGACATCTTCGCCTGTGTGGTGCAAGGCGTACTGCCCTACGGCGCACAGATCCTGCTGGCGGCCTCGCTGGCAGCGGTGTCGCCACTGGCGCTGGCCGGCAGCGTGCATTACTGCTGGTGGCTGGCAGTATCGGCACTGGTGTTCATCGTCTGGTCGACGCGCCGCGCCGCCGGGGTCGCAGACCCGGCGCCACGCGATGAAGCGATGGGTCCATGAAAAAAGGGGCGCCAAGGCGCCCCTTTTCTTTGGCGAACAATGGAATCAGTCGCGCGATTGCAGTTTCGACAGCAGGCGCAGCAGTTCCAGGTACAGCCACACCAGCGTGACCATCAGGCCGAACGCGCCATACCACTCCATGTACTTCGGCGCGCCCTGCTCGACGCCGGTTTCGATGAAGTCGAAATCCAGCACCAGGTTAAGCGAGGCGATGACCACGACGAACAGGCTGAAGCCGATGCCGATGAGGCCGGATTCGTGGATCAGCGGAATCTTGATGCCGAAGAAGCCCAGCGCGATGCTCGCCAGATAGACCAGTGCGATGCCGCCGGTGGCGGCGACCACGCCCAGCTTGAAGTTCTCGGTGGCCTTGATCAGGCCGCTGCGGTAGGCGAACAGCAGCGCGAACAGGATGCCGAAGGTCAGCATCACCGCCTGCATCACGATGCCGCCGAACTGCGCGTTGTAGACCGCCGAGATGGCGCCCAGGAAGAATCCTTCGACCAGCGCATACAGCGGCGCGGTGACGGGCGACCAGGTCTTCTTGAAGACGGTGATCAGCGCCAGCACCAGGCCGCCGATGGCGCCACCCCACATGTACACCGCGAAGCCGGGAGCGGGCAGGCCGTCCGGACCGAGCGCCTGGTTCCACGAGAATGCCGCGGTCAACACGGTCAGCAGCAACAGGATGCCGGTCTTGTTGATCGTGCCGTTGAGCGTCATCGCCCCGCCGTCGCGCGAGACGACCGTCCCGCTGCCAAGGTCGAGGAAGGTGGATTCCTTCAATGCCGGATTGCCGCTGCGCATCATCGTTCCCTCATGTGGTTGCCGGACGTCTGTCCCCAGTGCCTGAGCATATCGCAAGCGATGGATCATCAGGTTTCGTTTGACAGCAAGGCCGCAGGTTCCGACAATACGCGACCTCGTTGGCGTCCAGACGCCACGCCGGGACCCTCGTCGGGGTATAGCGCAGTCTGGTAGCGCATCTGCTTTGGGAGCAGAGGGTCGGGGGTTCGAATCCCTCTACCCCGACCAGTCTGATGTGCTGCCAGTATGTTCCGGCAGGGCGGGGATGCGACAATCCGGACCGGGCGCCCGTAGCTCAACCGGATAGAGCACCGGCCTTCTAAGCCGGCGGTTACAGGTTCGAGTCCTGTCGGGCGCGCCACTTCCGGTGCGGACCGGAAGGATGCAGGTTTCAGTGGTGGCTGTAGCTCAGCTGGTTAGAGTACTGGATTGTGATTCCAGATGTCGGGGGTTCGAGTCCCCTCAGCCACCCCATTTTTCTCTTCTATGAACCACGGTTCCCGCCCCAGCCACCGCGACAATTGCGCTGGGGATGTAGTCGATAGCCGCTGAATCTGCGCGGACGACGATCCCCCCGATGAATGACTGGTAGAAATTGCGCAGCCGGGCCGCGCTGCCGCTTTCCGTGAACAGGCTGCGCATTTCGGCCGCCAAGGTGTCCAGGTCGCCGGTGTCGATCGCCTGGGCGGGTGCCTCTTCGGAGTCCAGGGCCGCGATCTGCGCTTCCAGGCTCTTGGCCTGGGCGTTGTTCTCGCGCAGCCGTTCGGTCAAGTCGCCCAGGTTGGGGGCATCCCGTCCCATCTCTTCCAGGACGTCGTACAGGCGACCGTTGCGGCGCTTCACGTCCGTCAGCTGGGCCACCAGGGCTTGCCGGCGCTGGCGCTGTTCCCGCTGCCACTCGCCGGCCGTTTCCACTAGCCCACGGGCCATTTCGGCGAGGGATTCCCGGTCCAGGATGCGCTTGAACACCACGTCCGTCAGGAAGGCGTCCAGGGAATCGGCTGGCCACCGGCGCTTGTCGCAGGCGTCATTCTGGCGCCCGCGTCGGCAGGTGTAATAGCTATACGTGCCGCCATTGCCGCGGCCAATCTCCACCACCAGCGAGCCGCCGCACTTCTCACAGCGCAACAGGCCCGAAAACACATGGGTGCTTCTGCTTGTGCCGCGCGCGCTCTTGCTCTCTGCCGTGATATCCAGACTTGCCTGCACTTCATCCCACAGGGCGCGGTCGATGATCGGTTCGTGGGCCGCCACGATGATCCATTCATCTTTCGGGCGCTCCACGCCGGCGCGACGATCGAAGCGGTTAAACACCGTCTGCCCCAGCGCTACAGGGTTGCGCAGCATGTGCAGCACATTGTCCTTCTTCCACAGCTTGCCGCGGTACCGAATGCCCAGGTCGTTTAGCTTCATGGCGATGGACTTGCCGCCCAGCCCGGCCTTGCTCATTTCGAACACGCGCCGCACGTTTACCGCCTCTTCTGGCAATGGGACCAGCTTGCGCCGCTTCGGATTGTCCGGGGCCGGGACCGACACGTATCCGTAGGGTGAGATGCCCCCGGAGTGATAGCCCTGCTCTGCGTTCCGCAGCAGCGAACGCTTCGTGTCCATTGCGGTCTGTCGTGACTTCATTTCATCGAACAGTTCCAGCACGCCGTCCATCATCCAGCCGGCATCGGTGGTGCGATCCACCGCCATATCCAGGTAGACCAGGCCGACGCCAGCACGGTCAAGCTGGCCCTTGAACAGGATGGCTTCGAACCGGTTGCGGGCGAAGCGAGCGCTTGACCAGGTGATGAAGTAGTCGACGCCCATCGTCACCGCGTATTCCACGGCGGCTTCGAAGGCAGGCCGGTTGCCGGCTTTGAACGCGCTGCGGCCTTCGTCCTGGAAAATGCGATCGATTGTCGCGCCAAGATCCTCGGCGCGTCGGCGTGCGGCCTCGATCTGAGCTGGAATAGAAACCTCAGCCTCTGCCTGCTTTTTGTCGCTCACACGCGCGTAAACCACCGCGCGCTTCTTCGTCTCCATCATGCTGAAACGCCCCTGATGATGTGTTCAATCTGATGATCGGTCAGCGCCAAGCCGGTCAGCTTGGCCACTTCGTTGAAGATCTGTTTCTTGCTGAGCCCGCGCGCCGCCAGGGACCGCACCAGCTGATTGCGTTGATACCGATACAGCAGCGAAATATCCGGGATGGTGGTGCGGTTGCGGCCATCCATGAAGTCGCGGTTGGACGACATCACCGCCCACGCTGTCAGGAAGTTTTCGTAGCCGATTGCGTCAGCCACGCGCACCCACACGGCGCCCAGGCCGATCTGCCGCAGTTCTTCCACCCGGGGGTCGCGGTCGCCGGGCGTCACTGGCGCCGGCGCCGGCGGCGCCCAAAGGGCGCCAGCAAAAGCACTGCAACTGCCTGGAGACCCACCCCCCCCCCTGAGTCCAGGGCAAGCGAGGCCCTGCCGAGCCCCCCCCCTGGTCACCTGCAGGACTGAGGCCCGGGGCAGGGTCGCCCTGGGCGGTGGACCTGGTCATTCCCGGATTCGAACTGCGGTTTTCGATGGACATCGGAGCGGCAACCCCTTGGCACACCGACATTCTGGGGTAGCAGAGACCGTCTGAATTGCGGGTTCCTACAGACCCCGCAGTTCCACCAGGGGGCAGGGGAGGCCCAGGCGTTCAGATAGTTTGCCCGCTTTCAAGGCCGTTTCCGGGCACCTGCACCCCCGCCCGACAACACTAGCTTTCGGAGAGATCACGGGCGCGCGGTCTCGGATTTCTACACGCCGGCGCGTGGACGTGCATGTGCGTTCACGCCTTCACCGCGCGATCTAGCGAGCGCAGGGAATCCAGCAGCGGCCCCTTCATCTTGGCCAGCGGGTTGGCGCGATCGACTTCACGGCGCAGCTTGCGGGCCGCGATGTGGGCGTAGATCTCTGTGCTGTCTGCAGACGCGTGGCCCATCAGGGTCTGGTGCGTCACCTGGCTCACGTCATCCTCCGCAAGCTCAGCACCGAAGAGGTGACGCAGGGCGTGCGGGTGCGCGACGTCGACGGGCACGCCAGCTTCGGCGCATCGCTCTTTCACCATCTGCTGGATGTACGTGGCGCTGATGCGCCTGGCCTCGCCGTAGTAGTCCGCCGGCGACACGCTGTTGTTGTTCTGCGTGACGAACAGCA encodes the following:
- a CDS encoding Bax inhibitor-1/YccA family protein, giving the protein MMRSGNPALKESTFLDLGSGTVVSRDGGAMTLNGTINKTGILLLLTVLTAAFSWNQALGPDGLPAPGFAVYMWGGAIGGLVLALITVFKKTWSPVTAPLYALVEGFFLGAISAVYNAQFGGIVMQAVMLTFGILFALLFAYRSGLIKATENFKLGVVAATGGIALVYLASIALGFFGIKIPLIHESGLIGIGFSLFVVVIASLNLVLDFDFIETGVEQGAPKYMEWYGAFGLMVTLVWLYLELLRLLSKLQSRD
- the grxC gene encoding glutaredoxin 3; translation: MSDTPQGATAPEITLYSTAICPYCVAAKNFLKSKGQTWTEVRIDLDADAREKMIAKARRTSVPQIFIGETHVGGYDDMIAMHRAGKLEALLAGESA
- a CDS encoding Na+/H+ antiporter NhaC family protein, whose protein sequence is MSVRPSALALTPLLLFLALFFGAGLYFTAQGEAMGFYQLRAPVAILPALALGVWLARRRGLPAQQTLLAGMGDSNVMLMCLIFLLAGAFATVSKAIGAVDAVVALGLGALPASLILPGLFLAAAFVSLSIGTSMGTVAAVVPIALGVADAAGLDRVLVVGAVLGGAMFGDNLSIISDTTIAATRSQGAEMRDKFRENFKIALPAAIATLVVLATLGDVAPVAAPDAASPWLVLPYVLVLGLALAGLDVVLVLAIGLVAAGVFGFVLADDYDAVSYVGDIYMGFEGMVEITLLSILIGGLAALIKAAGGLDWLAQVIAKFARGHTGRRSGEISIAALAAGTDALTANNTVAILVTGSLARDIAQRHGISPRRAASMLDIFACVVQGVLPYGAQILLAASLAAVSPLALAGSVHYCWWLAVSALVFIVWSTRRAAGVADPAPRDEAMGP
- a CDS encoding carboxymuconolactone decarboxylase family protein, producing the protein MSADDDSQDRVKAFTEFRQRMNKRILDEPNQVVRRFFALDTQTYQAGALDVKTKELLGLVASMVLRCDDCISYHVAQCKEAGVTREEFFETFSVGLVVGGSIVIPHLRRAVDFLDQLEGGQADAPSAHDH
- a CDS encoding sodium:solute symporter family protein, with the translated sequence MPSRPMGSLAVIDWTIVAAYLVATLLVGAWVSRSAGRSLESYFLADRALPWWWLGTSMAATTFAADTPLVVSGLVAKHGVAGNWLWWSWAISHVSVAVVFAALWRRSRVLTDAELLELRYCGRSGAWLRGFKAAFFAILINAIILGWVVRAMVKIAAPFVDWTAWLGADAVASFAAIWPDALLIGTPGDTLTVLVLFCLIGAYSSLGGIRGVILTDLLQFGMALAGGVLFAWLAVDHVGGLAGLREGLARHYDVPQLLAFVPAADAAWLPVQVFLVYVAVQWWAQYYSDGSGYLAQRIFTARDERHAVGGALWFAVLNYAVRSWPWVLVALVALVVFPLGMEGEGAAAIVAGDREMAYPVLMAQLLPAGALGLLFASLLAAFMSTVDTHLNWGASYLTHDLYRRFLRPDASQARLVWVSRVSVALLTAMGVLVASQIDSIEQAWRFFIALGAGLGLPSMLRWFWWRANAWTEIAGIVSAVVSSVVLYRGFPQVRAEYLLLAIVGISTSSALLATFLTPPVPREHLAAFTRRVRPPGWWRDLPDAAPRRSLAWLGLAWLAGNTGVFALMFGIGSLLLGTPTVGAILIIVGGASLVATLWSSGRYRKASGLD
- a CDS encoding recombinase family protein, whose amino-acid sequence is MMETKKRAVVYARVSDKKQAEAEVSIPAQIEAARRRAEDLGATIDRIFQDEGRSAFKAGNRPAFEAAVEYAVTMGVDYFITWSSARFARNRFEAILFKGQLDRAGVGLVYLDMAVDRTTDAGWMMDGVLELFDEMKSRQTAMDTKRSLLRNAEQGYHSGGISPYGYVSVPAPDNPKRRKLVPLPEEAVNVRRVFEMSKAGLGGKSIAMKLNDLGIRYRGKLWKKDNVLHMLRNPVALGQTVFNRFDRRAGVERPKDEWIIVAAHEPIIDRALWDEVQASLDITAESKSARGTSRSTHVFSGLLRCEKCGGSLVVEIGRGNGGTYSYYTCRRGRQNDACDKRRWPADSLDAFLTDVVFKRILDRESLAEMARGLVETAGEWQREQRQRRQALVAQLTDVKRRNGRLYDVLEEMGRDAPNLGDLTERLRENNAQAKSLEAQIAALDSEEAPAQAIDTGDLDTLAAEMRSLFTESGSAARLRNFYQSFIGGIVVRADSAAIDYIPSAIVAVAGAGTVVHRREKWGG
- a CDS encoding isocitrate dehydrogenase — translated: MTQTITVIRGDGIGPEIMDATLHVLDVMKVGLTYEEADAGLVALEKHGDLLPQATLDSIRKNGVALKSPLTTPVGEGFSSINVALRRHFDLYANVRPAKSFPNTKSRFPTGVDLITVRENTEGAYIGEGQSISEDGETALLTQKITRKGSERIVRYAFDLARKTGRKKVTVVHKANILKSTSGLFLKVAREVAAQYPDIQCNEMIVDNTCMQLVMRPEQFDIIVTTNLFGDIISDLCAGLVGGLGLAPGANIGVDAAIFEAVHGSAPDIAGKGVANPCALLLGAAQMLDHLGQPEKAERLRAAIIATLEAKDSLTPDLGGEGNTMSFAKAIASRV
- a CDS encoding M48 family metalloprotease gives rise to the protein MRPILLATALTLALAAPLAASQDSRLPDIGSSAGELLTPARQAEYGGMMLRELRNYGYLLEDPLITDWLQTVGSRLGADSDNPQQAYTFFMMRDRQINAFATLGGYIGMNAGLVLTADREDEMAAVLSHEIAHVTQQHVLRGVERAQRDQVPILLGMLGAIVLAQAAGGSSSGDASQAAIASAMGLMQQRQIDYTRSNESEADRVGIRTLSRAGYDIDAMAGFFAKLQQATRASRGSGREQVPDYLQTHPVTTTRISEARQRADQLRGDQITATTRVPGGEHVERFDRRGITLPESRSDNPLLPIPVTLPTQVFQRGDTGQFDWARERLRALSASTPSAAVREYETLRRQAGKPLTAPQRYGLAIAHLQGGDSRTALTELRRLDDEHPDNLWITLALGEAESRTGDPAAANRRFDALLQRLPQNRPAVLTYAKVLNEQGGREAGQRSQAILRPLMARAGDDPVFQQHFARANELAGDTARAGEAYAEAAYLNGRPEQALIQLQNLKNQGDLDFYARARIDARIATITPEVLELRRQGIRDPDVERR